The following DNA comes from Anaerolineae bacterium.
GAAGACCACAAACGCCGCCCCCGCTCGCTTGTAGGCCCCTACCATCTCCACCATCAGGGGCAAGAACACCCGCTCGAACGTCCGCGGGGAAACCATGGGCCCAGTGTTGGCGCCGATGTCGTCGTAGATCCAGATGCCCGAGAGCCGATCCCCACCCAATCGGAGCGACTCGACCCCCACCGCGATGAGGTGCCGGTTCACCAGCCCCGCCAGTTCTCGGGCGTAGGCCTCGTCGGCCACTAGGTCCATCAGCCACTGCACCTCGCCTCGCAGGCTGGACGTGCGCAGGAAGGGACCGCCCGTCTTGGCGAACACCGCCCGCCGAGGGTGCTCCCGCTCTATCCCCTCGACGAATGCCCCATACCGCTCCGCCAACGTCGGTGAATCAAAGTCAGGCGTGGGAAGATCGGCCCGGGGAAGAGCCACCTCGAGAGTCTGGCTGAACTTGGCCGAATCCAGGGCACGAATGCGACGGCCCCACCCATCTCGGGAGATGATCTCATCGCCGCAGCGCGAGAGCACCTGGGCCTGGGTGGGCCAGGGCGTCTCGTCTGCGGCCACAACCGTCAGGTCTATGCCGTAATAATCCTCGGGCGATGCCTCCGGCCCTAGGTTCTTCTGCTGCCGCCACGCTTGGGTGAACTCAGGCCAAAAGGAATCATAGCGCGGCACCCTGTCGGGCTGCTCGAAGCTCAGCGCCGCCCTCACCCGCCGCTCGGCGTCACTCGCCCACGCGTCCCCCACTGATACTTCCTCCACCGTGGTGGAATCCCGTCCCGAGCGGGCAGCCTTCGGTCCGCGGCGACGCCTCTGCGTTCGTAGCCAGAGTACCAGCGCAGCCCGTACTGCCCCTTCAGCGAGGCCGATCAGTCGGTCTCCTCGTTCATCTCCTTCACGACGGCCTCGACGACGTCGGGATACTCCCGGTCGAACTCTCGTATCGCCTGTTCGGCCGCCGCCAGACGGGGCTCGTAGGCCCGCCGTATCTGGCCTGCGTCCGGCCGTCCGGCAGCCACGGCCGCCTCGTACTCGGACCGCTGTCGCTGCAGCAGCTGGCGGTAGCCGAGCATGAGGTCTCGGCGCCGCGCCTCCAGCGTCCGCCTCTCGCCCGCCTGCCTGAACCTCGCGTCCCGCTCCGCTTTGGCAAGAGCGCTCAGCACCAGCTCCGCCTCCACCTCTGCCAACTCGACCACGGGGCGGTTGCCGTAGCCTCCGCCGAGGTAATGGGTGCAGCCGTGCTCGGGCTCCTCCATCTCCACCGGCCGGGGAGGCCCCGGCAGGTACTGTCCGTCTACGTACACGTGAGCCACGAACCAGCCGGGCGCGTTCTGATGCAGGCGCACGTCCACCGTCCGCCCATCGCTGGTCCGCTTCCGCAGGATCGTCTTCTCCACCGACCTCACCCCTGTCCTGTCGTTCTGCCGATCGCGTCCGGCGCCGCCTGGCCTCGGTCGGCAGGCCGAAGAGGGCCTCCGGCGCCAGCGATCAGGCGAGTGATGGGCGCCAGTTTGCCAGTTATCCGCCCGGCAGTTAAGGGCGCCACATGGGCGTCACCTCGCCATTCGTCCCCCATGCGAGCTGCCCTTGTGTCATGCTGAGCGCAGCCAAGCATGTTCCTCTCGCGGTCGGAGACCCTTTGCCTCGCTCAGAGTGACAAGGCGGAGCATCACAAGCCTCTCACCCCGCTCAGGATGACGGGGCGGTGTCCGAGCCGCTTCAAGGCAGCGTGACGACGGGGGAGGGTCGGAGGCCCTTTGCGCCGCTCAGGGCGACGAAGGGGAATGCTAATGCCCCTTCTTCTTCAGGCTCTTGCCCACCGAGAACGCCTTAGCCACCGGCTGGCCCAGCCGGAAGTACTGTCCGTCGGGCGTGAAGATGAGCGGATCCAGCAGCACCGCGTCGATCCCGCCCTTGGAGTCCAGGACCCTCTCGTCCACGTGTGTCTCCAGCACCTCCGCCAGATAGAAGACACTCTCTCCCGCTTCCACCTTGCGCACCACTCGGCACTCGAAGTTGAGCGGACACTCGGCAATCATGGGCGACGAGATCAGCGTGGATGGGGACATGGTCCAACCGCAAGTCTTCGCCTTATCGGGGTCCTGCCGCCCGGACACGATCCCGCAGTAGTCGGCTTCGACCGCCTGGGAGCTATTGGGAACGTTGACGGTGAAGTTGCCCTCCCGGTCTATGAAGGGGGCGGAGTAGTGGCTCTGAGCGATATCGAGGGCCATCATGGGCGGATCTCCACCCACAATGCCTGCCCAGGCGATGGTGACCACATTGGCGCTGGCCTCGCCGGTCTTCACCGCTACCAGCAACGTCGGCATGGGAAAGAGATGGGTGGTCGGTCCGAGTTGTCGCTTGGCCATGTTCTCTGCCTCCCCGCTTCAGGCGTGCCCCCTGGCGTCCGTTCTGGCGGCACCTCGAATACCCCTGCCGGAGTAGGTCCCGATCATATCACAAAGGGGCTCGCTTAGTCTCGCACCCGGAAAGCGATCCTGAGACGAGCACCGCCGCTCAGGTCCTTCGCTGCGCTCAGACTACGAGCGTATGCCCCGACAGCATTCCCGCTACAACTTCCTTGGAGCAGGGCGAGCGCCCTGCCTCCAGCTGCCCGCCGCGCCTCGTACATCTGCCCGAGGAGTGCGCGCGCAGACGCGCGCCAGGCCCCGAAGTGCGCCCCGCGCCTGGGGGCGCGGACTCCTCAAGAGGAGACCAGGCAGGGGTACCTAAGACACGGAGGGAGTGGCGCGGATAGGCTTCGACCGTTCCTCGGACATACCCTTCTCTGAGGAGTGCGCCCGCCCACGCGCGCCGTCTCTCCACATGCCACCGCGCCTGGCGCGTTACCTCCTCAGAAAGGGCTCGGGCGCAATCGCCCTGCCCTCGCAGACGGCGGAAGAGCGGGCTCTGGGAGCCTGTGCTGCAGCCGCCCACACGGGCTTCCCCCGTGCGACCGCCATCCGAACCCACTCGTCCCCCCGATCCCGAGCTCTTGCCTTGTAGTTGACTGTTCTGATAGCTTATCCTAGCATTCTGTGGTGGTACCGAAACTGGACCCTGAATGCAGTAGTGCCGCCGTCCAGCCGCTGGGGAGTCGGCTGGCGGAGAAGCCCTCTCTGGGAGATACTGAGGGGACAGAGGTTGCCTTGGGAGTTGGTGCAGTGAACCACGAGCACGTATCGCAGGAGATCGGCGCCGCCGTCTCCGATCTCCTGGAGTCCTATGACACGGTGGGTGCCGTGAACCGGGTGGATGGTGCCGACATCCCCTCCCAGCGGCACATCATCGAGATCATGCAGGTGATACGGACCCTCCTCTTCCCGGGCTACTACGAGGAGGGAGCCATCGAGGAGATGGCTCTGCCCTACATCACCGGCCAAAGAGCCGTCTGGGTGTACAAACATCTTAGCACCGAGATCCATCGGTGCCTGTGCTTCGAGTGCCGTGAGCACGACCGGTGCGACCAGATCCCAGAGTGCCGCCAGAAGGCTGAGAGCATCGCCCTGGACTTGCTTCGTGCCCTGCCCGGGATTCGGGCCCAGCTACTATTGGACGTGGAAGCTACCCTAGCGGGGGATCCCGCAGCCGCCAGCGCCAATGAGGTCATCCTGGCCTATCCCGGTATCGCCGCCATCACCGTGCACCGGGTGGCCCACTTCCTCCATCGCCGGGAGGTGCCCCTCCTGCCTCGGATCATGAGCGAGTACATCCACCATCGCACCGGCATAGATATCCATCCCGGGGCCACCATAGGTGCCTCCTTCGCCATAGACCACGGCACCGGAGTAGTCATCGGCGAAACCACCCAGATCGGCGACCGGGTCAAGATCTACCAGGGAGTCACCCTGGGCGCCCTAAGCGTCTCTCGCGCTCTGCGCGGGCACAAGCGGCACCCCACCATCGAGGACGACGTCATCATCTACTCCGGCGCCACCATACTGGGCGGCGACACCGTTATCGGCCGGGGCTCCATCATTGGAGGCAACGTGTGGCTGGTGGAGTCTGTGCCACCCTACTGCAAGGTCTACAACTCGCGTTCCGCCCAGGAGCCCATCGTCTCTCGCAGGGCCTTGGTGGACAGCGGCTAGTGGATGCTGGTTAGCGCTTGACGGGGAACGAAATGCAGCAGGCCTCGCCAGGCACTCGCCACCATCCACTGCCCACAGTGCACTAGAGCGCGGCCCAGAGCATCCCGCGCCGCTGAATCTCCCTGGCCTCGGGGACGTCGAAGTCGGCCGCCACATGCCCCAGGGAGGAGTAGAACACCCTTCCCTTGCCCCACATCCGCTTCCAGACCACCGGCATGACGGTGCCCTTGATCCAGGGCACCACCGGGCTGTCGAAGGTAGTGGTGGCGAGAACCCTGTTCGAGGGATCCACGTGCATGTAGTACTGCTCCGAGTGCATGGCGAAGTCCGGGATCCCCCTGGTCACCGGATCCTCGTGGTCCACGATGTTGACCACGTAATCCGTGATCCCATCCGGGTGCGATACCCACTGCCCACCCACCATGAACTGGTACTCCGTGTTCTGGCGGAAGGAATCACCCATGCCCCCGTGCCACCCGGCGATGCCCACACCTCCCCGGATGGCGTCGAGGAGCCCTTTCTCCTGCTCCTTGGTGATAGTGCCCATGGTCCAGATGGGCACCACGAGGCTCAGCGCCTGCATCTTGGCCGAGTCCAGGTACACGTCCAGGGTGTTCGACACCTCGACCTCGAACCCCTCCTCCTCCAGGATGGGAGCGAAGATGTCGGCGCATTGCCTGGGCTCGTGCCCTTCCCAGCCTCCCCACACTATCAACGCCTTTCTCACCGTTACTGCCTCCTTGAGTCTACTCCCTCTCCCCTCTTGCCTTTGGCCTCGTCGCTTCGTCTCTCCCCTGGCTCCCGTGCCGGTGCCCGCGGCGGGCTGACGCAGTCCGGCGCTTCACTAACCCCTAGCTTACCCTCAGAACTGCCCCTCGGTCGAGGTCGCCCTTGTCTCGGGCCGCCCGCCTGATCGCCTTCGTCGCCCTGGGCCGCCCCCACTTCCTGGCCGGTGGCGTGGCGCTCTACAGCTCTGGTGCTGCTGGAGCGCTGTACCTCGGATACCCCCTGGACCACGAGGCGTTCCTCTGGGGGCTGGCCTGCGCTCTGGCTATCCAGTGGATGACCCATTACAGCAACGACTACTTCGACCAAGCCGCCGACGCCGCCAACCTCACCCCGACCCTCTGGTCCGGGGGCAGCCGGGTGCTGCAGCGCGGAGTCCTCGCTCCGATCGTGGCCCTGGGCGCTGCCCTCGCGTTCGTCCTGGTCGCTATGGTCTCAGCGCTGGTCCTGGCGCTTAGGCTCCGCGCCGGCCCTCTCACCCTGCCCTTGGTGGGAGTGAGCCTGGCCCTGGCCTGGGCCTACAGCGCCCCTCCCTTCCGGCTGCATTCCCGCGGGCTGGGCGAACTGGCCGCGGGCGTAGTGGTAGGCTTGTGCGCTCCCCTGGCCGGCAGCTACTTCCAGGCCCGCCTTTTGGAGCCACTGACGCTCCTGAGCGCCGCTCCCCTATTCCTTTTGGCCTTCACCATGATACTGGCGGTGCACTTCCCCGATGCCGCCGGCGATGCCTCCGTGGGCAAACGCACCCTGGTGGTGCGGCTGGGCGGGGCCCACGCCGCTCGCCTTCACAACGCCGTGCTGATGGCGGCTTACCTGGTCCTCGTGCCCCTGGCAGCGCTGGGCCTGCCTGCCTCCATCGTCGTCGCCACCGCTGCCCCCGCCCCCCTGGCAGCGGTGCAGCTCTGGCGCTTGCGCCGGGGAGCCTGGCGCGACCCCCGTCGCTACACCGGCATTGCCTTCCGAGCCGCCTTCATCTTGGGGCTGACCGCCGCCTGCCAGCTGGCCGGGTATCTCCTCTCTGCCTAGCAGACGATCTCACCCCCGAGACCGCGGCGAACGCAGGGAAGTTCAACAGAACGGCAGACCAGGGGAGAAAGGGTGGCCGCCACTCTCTTCTTTCCCCTATTCGCCTCGTCTCTGCGCTCTCACCGATCTCGGCCGTGAGAGCCCTGCACGACGCGTTCCACGTCTTCGGGAGATACCCCCGGAAGGACCACGTCCGACCGAGCCAGGAAGGCGGCGGCCACTTCCCGTACTTCGCCCGCACGCACTCCTTCCAGCGCTCGCGCCAGCAGTGCCAGCGCCTCGGGCGGATGGGCGAAGACGTCCCCGGAGAACGACACCCAGGTCAATCTGCCGTCCTCCAGAGCACAGTGGCAGCGCAGCAGGCCGCCCGGCGCCTTCCACACGTTCTCCCGCAACTCCGCCCCCTCGCGAAGCCGCAGCCGCCGCCGTTCTCGCACCCTCCTGACCTGATGCAGCCACTCGTAGTGGGTCAGGCGCTCGATGGTGCCCGGCACCGCCTCCGTGACCTCTGCCGGCAATCGCTCGCCGGGCTCGAGCCTGAACGCATGCTGCAGTGTCTCGACCAGAGCCCGGGTCAGCTCCCGAGCCACCTCATGCTGCGTGACGGTGGGATTGAGGTCAGCTAGACTGATCAGGTTCTCCCGCATACCGCGGTAGGCCTTGTCCCGGAACTTCTCGTCAGGCACGCGCAGGACCGAGGCCATGGCGTGGTAGTCGAAATCGAGCAGGATGTTGCCCACCACCACGGCCGCCTGCCCCACCACCCCGGCCCCGTTGCCCGAGATCTTCCTGCCGCCTACGGCCACGTCGTTGGTTCCCCGAACGTGCGCTTCCACCCCCAGTCGGCCGAGCGCCAGCACCACTCCGTCCAGGCCCAGCCGGAAGAGAGCCCGGTAGTCGAGCGAAGCTCGATCATAGGGCAGCACCAGTTGGTAGAAGACCTGGCCCGCATCCAGGTACACGGCCCCGCCCCCGACTTCCCGCCGCACGATGGGAAGGCCCCGCTCGGTGCAGCGACTTACGTCCACCTCCAGCTCCAGGTCCTGGAACCGGCCGATGCACACGTACGGCTCGGTGGGCCAGAGGACGTTGGCCCCGAAGAGCCCCAGGTGAGCCTGGGCGTGATAGATGGCCTGGCTCTCGGCCCAGCTCACCGGCCCGAGGGCGTAGAGGGGAAGCCTCGGCGAGCTCACAGGCCGTACTTCTCCCGCTCGGCGGCGATGAAGGCGCGGAACTCGTCGGTATCGGGGCGGAGCAGCCGGGCCAGGTCCTCCTCCAGTGAGGCGGGGCGTATCCGCACCATCCACCCTCGGCCGTAGGGATCTCGGTTGACCCGCTCCGGCTCCCACTCCAGCTCGTGGTTGAACGCCAGCACCTCGCCGCTGACAGTAGCGTTGATGCGTCCCACCCACTTCCCGGACTCGATGGAGAACATGGGTGCCCCCTGGGCCACCTCCCGCCCGAAGGCAGCCGGTTCCACATAGACGATCTCCCCCGCCAGGGCCTGGCCGAAGGCGGACATACCCTGCACCACTTCGCCCGCCTCCACCCGAGCCCAGTTGTGGGTGGCATCGTAGTAGAGGTCATCAGGAAACTCGTACTTGCCGATCTTCATGCCTTGCTCCCGGGGAAGGAGTGAAGGAGACAGGAGTGAAGGAGATAGGAGTAAAGGAGTGAAGGAGTAAAGGAGACAGGAGGGGAGTAGACAGGACTAGGGACTCGCACTGGGCGGAAGGCACCAGACCGCCTGACCCAGGCTCGTGGGCCTGCCTGTCTCAGCCCCCATCCCCTCTGCTCCCGACTCCTTCACTCCTTCACTCCTTCACTCCTGTCTCCTTTACTCCTTTACTCCTGTCTCCTTTACTCCTTCACTCCTCTCCTGCAACACCTCGGCCAAGTCAAGCGTCGGCATCCTCTGCCGCGCCCGGCGGGCGGCCGCGCTCAGGGCCCGCTTGCACTGGGGACAGGCGGTCACGATGGCCTGGGCCCCCGTCTCCACCGCCTGGGCGAAACGACGGTCAGCCATCGCCCGCGACAGCTCCGGCCGCACCATCTCCACGTCCCCCCCGCCACCGCAGCAGAGCGACCGCTCCCGGTTGTCCTCCATCTCCACCAGCTCCAGCCCCGGCACCGCCCGGAGCAATTCCCGCGGCAACTCATAGATGCCCGAGAGCCGGCCCAGGTCGCAGGGATCGTGATACGTAACCTTCAGGGGCAGCGTACCTAGCTTGAGCAAGGGGAGACGCTCGGCCAGCAGCTCCACCGCGTGCAGGACCCGGGGACCCGGCTCCCGGCCCAGCCACTCCGGGTACCAGTGGTGCAGGGTGTGGTAGCAGGAGGGGCACGAGGTGACCACCACTTCCGCGCCCGAGGCCCGGATGAGCTCGCGGTTGCGCCGGGCCAGGGTCAGAGCCTCATCCACCAAGCCACTGGCATAGAGGGGGAAGCCACAGCAGAGCTCATCCTGCCCCAGGGTGCCCACTCTCAATCCCAGGCCCTGGAGAAGAGAGAGGAGCGCCTGGGGCAGGCCGAATGCCTGAGGGTACAGCGACGACAGACACCCGACGAACAGGAGCACGTCAGGAGGGTCGCCCCCTCTCGCCGGAGCCTGCTGCACGTTCCCCAGCCAGGAGAGCCGGTCTGCCGCCGGGCGCCCAGCGATGTTGCCGGTG
Coding sequences within:
- a CDS encoding flavin reductase family protein; translated protein: MAKRQLGPTTHLFPMPTLLVAVKTGEASANVVTIAWAGIVGGDPPMMALDIAQSHYSAPFIDREGNFTVNVPNSSQAVEADYCGIVSGRQDPDKAKTCGWTMSPSTLISSPMIAECPLNFECRVVRKVEAGESVFYLAEVLETHVDERVLDSKGGIDAVLLDPLIFTPDGQYFRLGQPVAKAFSVGKSLKKKGH
- a CDS encoding serine acetyltransferase; the encoded protein is MQVIRTLLFPGYYEEGAIEEMALPYITGQRAVWVYKHLSTEIHRCLCFECREHDRCDQIPECRQKAESIALDLLRALPGIRAQLLLDVEATLAGDPAAASANEVILAYPGIAAITVHRVAHFLHRREVPLLPRIMSEYIHHRTGIDIHPGATIGASFAIDHGTGVVIGETTQIGDRVKIYQGVTLGALSVSRALRGHKRHPTIEDDVIIYSGATILGGDTVIGRGSIIGGNVWLVESVPPYCKVYNSRSAQEPIVSRRALVDSG
- a CDS encoding ThuA domain-containing protein is translated as MRKALIVWGGWEGHEPRQCADIFAPILEEEGFEVEVSNTLDVYLDSAKMQALSLVVPIWTMGTITKEQEKGLLDAIRGGVGIAGWHGGMGDSFRQNTEYQFMVGGQWVSHPDGITDYVVNIVDHEDPVTRGIPDFAMHSEQYYMHVDPSNRVLATTTFDSPVVPWIKGTVMPVVWKRMWGKGRVFYSSLGHVAADFDVPEAREIQRRGMLWAAL
- a CDS encoding prenyltransferase, which produces MSRAARLIAFVALGRPHFLAGGVALYSSGAAGALYLGYPLDHEAFLWGLACALAIQWMTHYSNDYFDQAADAANLTPTLWSGGSRVLQRGVLAPIVALGAALAFVLVAMVSALVLALRLRAGPLTLPLVGVSLALAWAYSAPPFRLHSRGLGELAAGVVVGLCAPLAGSYFQARLLEPLTLLSAAPLFLLAFTMILAVHFPDAAGDASVGKRTLVVRLGGAHAARLHNAVLMAAYLVLVPLAALGLPASIVVATAAPAPLAAVQLWRLRRGAWRDPRRYTGIAFRAAFILGLTAACQLAGYLLSA
- a CDS encoding lipoate--protein ligase family protein — translated: MSSPRLPLYALGPVSWAESQAIYHAQAHLGLFGANVLWPTEPYVCIGRFQDLELEVDVSRCTERGLPIVRREVGGGAVYLDAGQVFYQLVLPYDRASLDYRALFRLGLDGVVLALGRLGVEAHVRGTNDVAVGGRKISGNGAGVVGQAAVVVGNILLDFDYHAMASVLRVPDEKFRDKAYRGMRENLISLADLNPTVTQHEVARELTRALVETLQHAFRLEPGERLPAEVTEAVPGTIERLTHYEWLHQVRRVRERRRLRLREGAELRENVWKAPGGLLRCHCALEDGRLTWVSFSGDVFAHPPEALALLARALEGVRAGEVREVAAAFLARSDVVLPGVSPEDVERVVQGSHGRDR
- a CDS encoding glycine cleavage system protein H: MKIGKYEFPDDLYYDATHNWARVEAGEVVQGMSAFGQALAGEIVYVEPAAFGREVAQGAPMFSIESGKWVGRINATVSGEVLAFNHELEWEPERVNRDPYGRGWMVRIRPASLEEDLARLLRPDTDEFRAFIAAEREKYGL
- a CDS encoding (Fe-S)-binding protein; its protein translation is MSGLDFSLLSVRDLLSLDACTRCGECVPACPVLAAGEEHATALNKIALWRQEWRGQGGGLLGPLARFLGRRPEPDREEMVAATYDCTLCGRCAQVCPVFIDTRQLWLGQRRQLARAGLAPEAIRAVGEQTLRTGNIAGRPAADRLSWLGNVQQAPARGGDPPDVLLFVGCLSSLYPQAFGLPQALLSLLQGLGLRVGTLGQDELCCGFPLYASGLVDEALTLARRNRELIRASGAEVVVTSCPSCYHTLHHWYPEWLGREPGPRVLHAVELLAERLPLLKLGTLPLKVTYHDPCDLGRLSGIYELPRELLRAVPGLELVEMEDNRERSLCCGGGGDVEMVRPELSRAMADRRFAQAVETGAQAIVTACPQCKRALSAAARRARQRMPTLDLAEVLQERSEGVKETGVKE